One Deinococcus sp. LM3 genomic region harbors:
- a CDS encoding WGR domain-containing protein, with protein MSATYLEYSDPNGAEHKFYEVTVDGADLTVRYGRIGTDGQTQRKTFPSPEKAQAEAEKKLKEKRRKGYEEAVQGVRQKREVVRRTFTETRSTTRRGAPLLWKFSTKATAFGIFAGDDQVWVGNQDGQVHALSPDGEVQRSFTLPDGVKCLVRDDHWTFAGCDDGNVYDLSGKLPFVAYEVEGSSALLWLDIHAGTLAASDWNGNVFAFDAESDQQWANVATGGQMGWMVRVDERGVYYGHSAGVGMYDRTSGLPLWQAKTRGGVLFGWQEEGDLYAGTTQNLIQRFTKAGEHVQDYACDAAVLSCATSPGGEYVFAGDSGSAVYCFTRSGERLWKLGSGVGAALSMQYAGGRLYLVTSSGILAALDASAGAIQAAQRGEAPAPRDVKLAAAAQVSAPLTQLSVTADTGEGVRLTCERDGTRLRVRPTDPGYHAWNVQFPRNLREAGATYLVDGLEDAGGFYRVVGDIRRVG; from the coding sequence ATGTCTGCAACATATCTGGAGTATTCAGATCCGAACGGGGCCGAGCACAAATTCTACGAGGTGACCGTGGACGGCGCCGACCTCACCGTCCGCTACGGCCGCATCGGCACCGACGGCCAGACGCAGCGCAAGACCTTCCCCAGCCCTGAAAAGGCCCAGGCAGAAGCCGAGAAGAAACTGAAGGAAAAGCGCCGCAAGGGCTACGAGGAAGCCGTGCAGGGCGTGCGGCAGAAACGCGAGGTCGTGCGCCGCACCTTCACCGAGACCCGCTCCACCACCCGCCGGGGCGCGCCGCTGCTGTGGAAGTTCAGCACGAAAGCCACCGCGTTCGGCATCTTCGCGGGCGACGATCAGGTGTGGGTCGGCAACCAGGACGGACAGGTGCACGCCCTGAGCCCGGACGGCGAGGTGCAGCGCTCGTTTACCCTGCCCGACGGCGTGAAATGCCTCGTGCGCGACGACCACTGGACCTTCGCGGGCTGTGACGACGGGAACGTGTACGACCTGAGCGGCAAACTCCCGTTCGTGGCCTATGAGGTCGAGGGCAGCTCGGCGCTGCTGTGGCTGGACATCCACGCCGGCACCCTGGCCGCCAGCGACTGGAACGGCAACGTGTTCGCCTTCGACGCCGAGAGCGACCAGCAGTGGGCGAACGTCGCCACCGGCGGCCAGATGGGCTGGATGGTCCGCGTGGACGAACGCGGCGTGTACTACGGGCACTCGGCGGGCGTGGGCATGTACGACCGCACCAGCGGCCTCCCGCTGTGGCAGGCGAAGACGCGCGGCGGCGTGCTGTTCGGCTGGCAGGAGGAAGGCGACCTGTACGCCGGGACCACCCAGAACCTGATCCAGCGCTTCACGAAGGCGGGCGAGCACGTGCAGGACTACGCCTGCGACGCCGCCGTGCTGTCCTGCGCCACCAGCCCCGGCGGCGAGTACGTGTTCGCCGGGGACAGCGGCAGCGCCGTGTACTGCTTCACCCGCAGCGGCGAGCGCCTCTGGAAACTCGGGAGCGGCGTGGGCGCGGCGCTCAGCATGCAGTACGCGGGCGGGCGGCTGTACCTCGTGACCAGCAGCGGCATCCTGGCCGCCCTGGACGCCAGCGCCGGGGCCATCCAGGCCGCGCAGCGCGGCGAGGCCCCCGCCCCCAGGGACGTGAAGCTCGCCGCCGCCGCGCAGGTCAGCGCGCCCCTGACGCAGCTGAGCGTTACCGCCGACACCGGCGAGGGCGTGCGCCTGACCTGCGAGCGCGACGGCACCCGCCTGCGCGTCCGGCCCACAGATCCCGGTTACCACGCCTGGAACGTGCAGTTCCCCCGCAACCTCCGCGAGGCCGGAGCGACCTACCTCGTGGACGGTCTGGAGGACGCCGGGGGGTTCTACCGCGTGGTCGGCGACATCCGCCGCGTGGGGTGA
- a CDS encoding acylphosphatase, whose product MRLTALITGTVQGVGYRRYVQRHARDLKLAGYAENLSDGRVEIVAEGAQPELDRLLHWLRLGPPHARVRDVQTAYSELTGLNDFHVY is encoded by the coding sequence ATGCGCCTGACCGCCCTTATCACCGGCACCGTGCAGGGCGTCGGCTACCGACGCTACGTGCAGCGCCACGCCCGCGACCTGAAACTCGCCGGGTACGCCGAGAACCTCAGCGACGGCCGCGTCGAGATCGTCGCCGAGGGCGCCCAGCCCGAACTGGACCGCCTGCTCCACTGGCTGCGCCTCGGGCCCCCCCACGCCCGCGTGCGCGACGTGCAGACGGCCTACAGCGAACTCACGGGCCTGAACGACTTCCACGTGTACTGA